In a single window of the Drosophila subpulchrella strain 33 F10 #4 breed RU33 chromosome X, RU_Dsub_v1.1 Primary Assembly, whole genome shotgun sequence genome:
- the LOC119557969 gene encoding zinc metalloproteinase-disintegrin-like batroxstatin-3 isoform X19 — translation MWINIANLIVVIAQLCAFVTSAGEADYTLDDSFWNEESPVGEVERLLKEYRQNQELVRRIGGHYYQIIYPVQLRHHEKMGISTREVSLPKPGQRPRPHDDSGFNRGRTKKHFHRTSLLIKAFNHKFRLDLELNSQLLSPNIQQKHYHVGGYLVDGNRHDIEHCYYHGTVKDYPGASAAFHTCNGVSGVIHIGNETFVIHPFYGGDLSKHPHVIFEARTKANKGCANSGNLDSWRLSRRTKHLSAGVAGVVEEILQGGVGRNKRDVREATKYIETAIIVDKAMFDKRNGSTRAEVIHDAIQVANIADLYFRTLNTRVSVVYIETWGKNQAVIDGSKDISKAISNFNDYTSRNLFQIERDTTQLLTGETFAGGEAGMAVPETVCTPRAVGISVDVNVYEPHLLAGTMAHMIGHNIGMGHDDGREECFCRDWHGCIMAQSIVGQENVQPYKFSECSKKDYIDALRTGHGLCLLNKPNEIELRRNCGNKVVEEDEECDCGTFEECSMDPCCDGITCKLKSEAQCAGGACCDQCRLRSKDYICRDTNNECDLPEYCDGEVGQCPSDVFKKNGSPCGLSKTGVSGYCFQGYCPTLSLQCEAIWGYGGSAADRQCYEQFNSKGSINGHCGRDSNEHYIKCEPENVQCGTLQCKDGERQPVNDGIDQLYSRTIISIKGQEFECKATSGQVGSNSYPEHGLVKDGTPCGDNLICLNQTCVSLFPHVDQTKCPVNSQGQECSEHGVCTNTNRCFCDMGWGGNDCSTIVILTTAVPTEALPTPENTIKMEKKETPYAGRNL, via the exons ATGTGGATAAACATCGCCAATTTAATCGTCGTCATTGCTCAGCTGTGCGCTTTCGTCACATCTGCAGGGG AAGCAGATTACACATTAGATGATTCATTTTGGAATGAAGAAAGTCCTGTTG GTGAAGTGGAACGTTTACTTAAAGAATACAGGCAAAATCAAGAGCTTGTCCGTCGAATTGGTGGTCATTATTACCAAATTATATATCCAGTACAACTGCGCCATCACGAGAAGATGGGCATATCCACGCGAGAAGTCAGTCTACCAAAG CCGGGACAAAGACCTCGACCACACGACGACAGTGGTTTTAACAGGGGAAGAACAAAG AAACACTTCCATCGCACATCGCTGCTAATAAAAGCATTTAATCACAAATTTCGCTTGGACTTGGAGCTTAATTC ACAACTTCTTTCTCCAAACATACAACAGAAACATTACCACGTGGGTGGATATCTTGTGGATGGAAACCGACAT GATATCGAGCACTGTTACTACCATGGGACCGTGAAGGATTATCCTGGTGCCAGCGCAGCCTTCCACACCTGCAACGGCGTGAGTGGCGTCATCCACATTGGTAACGAGACATTCGTTATCCATCCCTTCTACGGCGGGGATCTATCG AAACATCCCCATGTGATTTTCGAGGCCCGTACAAAGGCGAACAAAGGATGCGCCAACTCGGGCAACCTGGACTCGTGGCGGCTGTCGCGGCGCACAAAGCACTTGTCCGCCGGAGTCGCGGGCGTCGTCGAGGAGATCCTGCAGGGCGGGGTGGGTCGGAACAAGCGGGACGTCAGggaggccaccaagtacaTTGAGACGGCCATCATTGTGGACAAGGCAATGTTCGATAAGCGAAATGGCAGCACTCGCGCGGAGGTAATCCACGATGCCATACAGGTTGCCAACATAGCCGATCTG tacTTTCGCACTCTGAATACCCGTGTGTCGGTTGTGTACATCGAGACCTGGGGCAAAAACCAGGCTGTTATCGATGGTAGCAAGGATATAAGCAAGGCGATATCTAACTTTAATGACTACACCTCGAGGAATCTCTTTCAAATCGAGCGGGACACCACGCAGTTGCTCAC TGGTGAAACATTTGCGGGTGGGGAGGCTGGCATGGCCGTTCCCGAAACTGTTTGCACACCCCGTGCTGTGGGCATCAGCGTGGATGTCAATGTGTATGAGCCGCACCTTTTGGCGGGCACAATGGCCCACATGATTGGCCATAACATCGGCATGGGACACGACGACGGAC GCGAGGAGTGCTTCTGCCGTGACTGGCACGGTTGCATCATGGCCCAGTCGATTGTGGGCCAGGAGAATGTGCAGCCATACAAATTTTCCGAGTGCAGTAAAAAGGATTACATTGACGCATTGCGGACTGGCCACGGGCTGTGTTTGCTGAACAAGCCAAATGAG ATCGAGCTTCGTCGCAATTGCGGCAATAAGGTGGTTGAAGAAGATGAGGAGTGCGACTGTGGTACTTTCGAGGAGTGTTCCATGGACCCCTGCTGCGATGGCATTACGTGTAAATTGAAATCAGAGGCCCAGTGTGCCGGTGGTGCTTGCTGTGATCAATGCCGC CTGCGCTCAAAGGATTACATATGCCGTGACACCAATAATGAGTGCGACCTGCCTGAATATTGCGATGGCGAAGTTGGTCAATGTCCATCAGATGTCTTTAAAAAGAACGGGTCACCATGCGGACTTAGCAAGACTGGCGTCTCAG GTTATTGTTTTCAAGGATACTGCCCTACGCTGAGTTTGCAATGTGAGGCAATATGGGGTTACGGTGGATCCGCTGCGGATCGTCAGTGTTACGAGCAATTCAATTCTAAAGGCTCGATCAACGGACATTGTGGACGTGATTCCAATGAACATTATATTAAGTGCGAACCCGA AAACGTCCAGTGTGGAACCCTGCAGTGCAAGGATGGTGAACGACAACCAGTTAACGATGGCATCGACCAACTCTATTCACGAACCATCATTTCCATCAAGGGCCAGGAATTCGAATGCAA GGCGACCAGCGGGCAAGTGGGCTCCAACAGCTATCCGGAACATGGCCTGGTCAAGGATGGAACTCCCTGTGGTGATAATCTTATATGCCTGAACCAAACGTGTGTCAGTCTCTTTCCCCACGTGGATCAGACCAAGTGCCCAGTCAACTCGCAGGGCCAAGAGTGCTCAGAACACGGC GTCTGCACGAATACCAACCGCTGCTTCTGCGATATGGGATGGGGCGGCAACGACTGCAGTACCATCGTCATTCTCACAACAGCAGTGCCAACGGAAGCACTGCCCACCCCGGAAAACACAATCAAGATGGAAAAGAAAGAAACCCCATATG CTGGAAGAAACTTGTGA